In Aquila chrysaetos chrysaetos chromosome 2, bAquChr1.4, whole genome shotgun sequence, the following are encoded in one genomic region:
- the FLRT2 gene encoding leucine-rich repeat transmembrane protein FLRT2: protein MGSWTRMWPTDWAVLMKSWLIFSLGLYMQVSKTLACPKVCRCDRNFVYCNERSLTSVPLGIPEGVTVLYLHNNQINNAGFPAELHNVQSVHTVYLYGNQLDEFPMNLPKNVRVLHLQENNIQTISRAALAQLLKLEELHLDDNSISTVGVEDGAFREAISLKLLFLSKNHLSSVPVGLPVDLQELRVDENRIAVISDLAFQNLTSLERLIVDGNLLTNKGIAEGTFSHLSKLKEFSIVRNSLTYPPPDLPGTHLLRLYLQDNQITHIPLTAFSNLHKLERLDISNNQLRMLVKGVFDNLHNLRQLTVRNNPWLCDCSIKWVTEWLKFIPASINVRGFMCQGPEQVRGMAVRELNMNMLSCPTTTPGLPLIITPVPATAMPTTLVPTSSVPPPSSKYNPLTPTIATLPTVPDREDRERVTPPITERIQLSIHFVNDTCIQVNWMSLFTVMAYKLTWVKMGHSLVGGIVQERIVSGEKQHLSLVNLEPKSTYRICLVPLDTYNNYRTGEDTVCSEATTKASFLSNGSNIPSSHEQTTSQNLGSPFLLAGLIGGAVIFVLVVLLSIFCWHMHKKGRYTSQKWKYNRGRRKDDYCEAGTKKDNSILEMTETSFQIVSLNNDQLLKGDFRLQPIYTPNGGINYTDCHIPNNMRYCNSNVSDLEHCHT, encoded by the coding sequence aTGGGTTCGTGGACTAGAATGTGGCCCACAGATTGGGCTGTTCTCATGAAATCATGGCTTATCTTCTCCCTGGGGCTCTACATGCAGGTCTCCAAAACTTTGGCCTGCCCAAAAGTGTGCCGCTGTGACCGAAACTTTGTCTACTGTAATGAGCGAAGCTTGACCTCAGTGCCTCTTGGGATACCAGAGGGTGTAACCGTCCTCTACCTCCATAATAACCAAATTAACAATGCTGGATTTCCTGCAGAGTTGCACAATGTCCAGTCTGTGCACACAGTCTACCTGTATGGTAACCAATTGGATGAATTCCCCATGAACCTGCCCAAGAATGTCAGGGTTCTCCACCTGCAGGAAAATAACATTCAAACCATTTCTCGGGCTGCCCTTGCTCAGCTTTTGAAGCTGGAAGAGCTGCACCTGGATGACAACTCCATCTCCACTGTTGGTGTTGAGGATGGGGCGTTCCGGGAAGCCATCAGCCTCAAGCTTCTGTTCTTGTCCAAGAATCACTTAAGCAGCGTACCAGTAGGCCTTCCAGTGGACTTACAAGAACTTCGAGTAGACGAAAACCGAATTGCTGTCATTTCAGACCTGGCCTTCCAGAATCTTACAAGTCTGGAGCGTCTGATTGTGGATGGCAATCTCCTTACTAATAAAGGCATAGCTGAAGGCACCTTCAGCCACCTCTCCAAGCTCAAGGAATTCTCAATAGTTCGGAATTCACTGACCTACCCTCCTCCTGATCTTCCAGGTACACATCTGCTAAGGCTCTACTTGCAGGACAACCAGATAACCCATATACCACTTACAGCCTTTTCAAACCTCCACAAGCTGGAGCGTCTTGATATTTCCAACAATCAGCTTCGGATGTTGGTAAAGGGGGTATTTGATAATCTCCACAACCTGAGGCAACTCACTGTAAGGAATAATCCCTGGTTGTGTGACTGCAGTATTAAGTGGGTCACTGAATGGCTCAAATTTATTCCCGCTTCCATCAATGTACGGGGTTTTATGTGCCAGGGACCAGAGCAGGTCCGAGGTATGGCAGTCAGGGAGCTCAATATGAATATGTTGTCatgccccaccaccacccctggTCTGCCACTTATCATCACCCCAGTCCCAGCTACAGCCATGCCAACTACATTAGTTCCCACCTCATCAGTTCCTCCCCCAAGTAGCAAATATAATCCTCTCACTCCCACCATAGCCACACTCCCCACTGTGCCTGACAGGGAGGACAGAGAAAGGGTGACACCTCCTATAACCGAACGGATTCAACTCTCCATCCATTTTGTGAATGACACATGCATCCAAGTTAACTGGATGTCTCTTTTTACCGTGATGGCATATAAACTCACGTGGGTTAAAATGGGCCATAGTCTGGTAGGAGGAATTGTTCAGGAACGAATAGTTAGTGGTGAGAAGCAACACTTAAGCTTGGTAAATCTGGAGCCCAAATCCACCTATCGGATTTGTTTGGTTCCACTGGATACTTACAACAATTACCGAACTGGAGAAGACACTGTCTGTTCAGAAGCCACAACCAAGGCTTCCTTTTTGAGCAATGGCAGCAACATCCCCTCCAGCCATGAGCAGACGACTTCTCAGAACCTGGGCTCCCCATTTCTGTTGGCAGGGTTGATTGGAGGTGCAGTGATATTTGTCCTTGTGGTCCTGCTCAGCATTTTTTGCTGGCACATGCACAAAAAAGGGCGTTACACCTCCCAGAAGTGGAAATATAACCGGGGCCGTCGGAAAGATGACTACTGCGAGGCAGGGACCAAGAAGGACAACTCCATCCTGGAGATGACGGAAACCAGCTTCCAGATTGTCTCCTTAAATAATGATCAGCTCCTTAAAGGAGATTTCAGACTGCAGCCCATTTATACCCCAAACGGGGGCATTAACTACACAGACTGCCACATCCCCAACAACATGCGATACTGCAACAGCAATGTCTCAGACCTGGAGCACTGTCATACGTGA